One Gimesia aquarii DNA segment encodes these proteins:
- a CDS encoding AAA family ATPase, protein MSIRARLTEYVRACFTGIWIESHEHQEALTEIAELCRDEQWQLATWDIDSGLNIPGQSETEASSSDPLAAIRAINALATPDGTAILVLQNFHRFIQSAEVAQALSRQIIAGKQNRTILVVLSSVVQIPTELEKMFVVVEHELPDRGQLEEIARGIATEAGELPEGNALQLVLDASAGLTRMEAENAFSLSLVRQGRITAGAVWELKTQTLKKSGLLSLNRGDDDFSQLGGLIALKAFCKRALLQPSRDDPKKRPRGVLLLSPPGCGKSQFCKALGQEVGRPVLNLDVGNLMGSLVGQSEERTRQALQVIDAMAPCVAMIDEVEKAFSGLNGSGDSGVSSRMFGTFLSWLADHQSDVFVVCTANDVSKLPPEFGRSERFDGIFFLDLPSQEEKAAIWDLYLTQYELNRDQCLPDDENWTGAEIKSCCRLAALLDLPLVQAAQNVVPVAVTAAESVSQLRSWASGRCLSANQSGIYRKPQQQARSRRSVNREASKN, encoded by the coding sequence TTGAGTATTCGAGCTCGATTAACAGAATATGTGAGAGCCTGTTTTACAGGAATCTGGATCGAATCCCACGAACACCAGGAAGCTTTGACAGAAATTGCCGAACTCTGCCGTGACGAACAATGGCAACTTGCTACCTGGGATATCGATTCTGGGTTGAACATCCCCGGACAGAGTGAGACGGAGGCATCCAGTTCCGATCCGCTGGCAGCCATTCGTGCGATCAACGCGTTGGCGACACCTGATGGGACGGCGATCTTAGTTCTGCAGAACTTTCATCGGTTTATACAATCAGCAGAAGTTGCGCAGGCATTATCGCGTCAGATCATCGCCGGTAAGCAAAACCGCACGATCCTGGTGGTCCTATCTTCCGTCGTCCAGATCCCAACTGAGCTGGAAAAAATGTTCGTTGTGGTCGAACATGAGTTACCAGATCGGGGGCAGTTGGAAGAGATCGCTCGGGGGATCGCCACCGAGGCAGGGGAGTTGCCGGAGGGAAATGCTCTGCAGCTGGTACTCGATGCCTCAGCGGGACTGACTCGCATGGAAGCAGAGAACGCTTTCAGCTTGAGTTTGGTCCGACAGGGACGGATCACTGCTGGTGCGGTCTGGGAGCTCAAGACGCAGACGCTCAAGAAGAGCGGCCTGCTTTCGCTGAATCGGGGAGATGACGATTTCAGTCAGCTGGGAGGACTGATTGCCCTCAAGGCGTTCTGTAAACGGGCTTTGCTGCAACCGAGTCGAGATGATCCGAAGAAGCGGCCACGGGGCGTGTTGTTGCTTTCTCCTCCCGGCTGCGGGAAATCACAGTTCTGTAAAGCACTGGGGCAGGAGGTAGGACGTCCCGTGTTAAACCTGGATGTGGGGAACTTGATGGGTTCGCTGGTAGGTCAGTCTGAGGAGCGAACTCGTCAGGCGTTGCAAGTGATCGATGCGATGGCCCCTTGCGTGGCGATGATCGACGAGGTTGAAAAAGCGTTTTCCGGACTCAACGGCAGTGGCGACTCAGGTGTCTCTTCCCGCATGTTTGGGACGTTTCTTTCCTGGCTAGCCGATCATCAGTCTGATGTGTTTGTAGTTTGTACGGCGAACGACGTTTCCAAACTACCACCGGAATTCGGACGCAGCGAACGGTTTGACGGGATCTTCTTTCTGGACCTGCCCAGCCAGGAAGAGAAAGCCGCTATCTGGGATCTGTATCTGACCCAGTATGAACTCAACCGGGACCAGTGTCTGCCAGATGATGAGAACTGGACGGGGGCGGAAATAAAGTCCTGCTGTCGTCTGGCGGCACTGCTGGACCTGCCCCTGGTACAGGCCGCTCAGAACGTGGTTCCCGTGGCAGTTACTGCAGCGGAATCAGTCAGTCAGTTGCGGTCCTGGGCCAGTGGTCGTTGTCTCTCGGCGAATCAGTCGGGGATTTACCGGAAGCCACAGCAACAAGCCCGCTCGCGACGTAGTGTGAATCGAGAAGCGTCCAAGAACTAA
- a CDS encoding DUF2997 domain-containing protein, protein MTRIIEITVATDGQTRVETKGFSGAGCREASRFIETALGKRTEEQLTSEFHQQLGQQQTNRQQS, encoded by the coding sequence ATGACTCGAATCATCGAAATCACTGTCGCTACAGATGGCCAGACCCGTGTTGAAACCAAAGGTTTTTCTGGAGCAGGGTGCCGCGAAGCCAGTCGGTTTATTGAAACAGCCCTGGGAAAGCGGACAGAAGAGCAGCTGACATCTGAATTTCATCAGCAACTGGGACAGCAGCAAACAAACCGTCAGCAGTCCTGA
- a CDS encoding DUF1257 domain-containing protein yields the protein MSHIVQIQTEVRDPVAVTSACHRLKLSEPVQDTFKLFSSEATGLGVELPEWRYPVVCNTASGQLQYDNFEGRWGDRSHLNQFLQVYAVEKTRIEARRKGHTVTEQAQADGSIKLTVQVGGAE from the coding sequence ATGTCACATATTGTTCAAATTCAGACCGAGGTACGGGACCCGGTTGCTGTTACTTCGGCCTGTCACCGCCTCAAACTCTCGGAGCCTGTCCAGGACACGTTCAAACTCTTTAGCAGTGAGGCCACCGGGTTGGGAGTGGAGTTGCCGGAGTGGCGGTATCCAGTGGTCTGCAATACAGCCAGTGGGCAGCTGCAGTATGACAACTTTGAGGGGCGATGGGGAGATCGGAGTCACCTGAACCAATTTCTCCAGGTCTATGCCGTCGAAAAGACTCGCATCGAGGCGCGTCGTAAAGGGCACACTGTGACGGAGCAGGCCCAGGCTGATGGTTCGATCAAGTTAACAGTCCAGGTGGGAGGTGCTGAATGA